The DNA segment CTACTTCAAGATCACCGCCTACGCCGATGAACTCTTGTCGAGCCTAGACGACCTGCCGGGCTGGCCTGAACAGGTCAAGACCATGCAGCGCAACTGGATCGGCAAGTCCAAGGGCATGGAAGTGCAGTTCCCGTACAACGTCGATTCCATCGGTGAAACGGGCGCTCTGAAAGTTTTCACCACCCGTCCGGACACCCTGATGGGCGCGACCTACGTCGCCGTGGCCGCCGAACACCCGCTGGCCACCCAAGCTGCACAGAACAACCCTGAGCTGCAGGCCTTTATCGCCGAATGCAAAGGCGGCAGCGTGGCTGAAGCCGACGTCGCCACCCAGGAGAAAAAAGGCCTGCCGACCGGGCTGTTCGTCGAGCACCCACTGACCGGTGAAAAACTGCCGGTTTGGGTCGCCAACTATGTGCTGATGCACTACGGCGATGGTGCAGTAATGGCAGTGCCCGCTCACGACGAGCGCGATTTCGAATTCGCCACCAAGTACAACCTGCCGATCAAGTCTGTGGTGCGTACCAGTTCCGGTGATACCAACCCGGCCCCATGGCAAGACGCCTACGGCGAACACGGCACCCTGATCAACTCCGGCGAGTTCGACGGCCTGGACTTCGCAGGTGCCTTCGACGCCATTGAAGTCGCCCTGATCAAGAAAAACCTCGGCGCCTCGCGTACCCAGTTCCGCCTGCGCGACTGGGGCATCAGCCGCCAGCGCTACTGGGGCTGCCCGATCCCGATCATCCACTGCGAAACCTGTGGTGACGTGCCGGTGCCGGAAGACCAACTGCCGGTCGTCCTGCCCGAAGACGTGGTGCCGGACGGCGCCGGTTCGCCGCTGGCGCGCATGCCCGAGTTCTACGAGTGCAACTGCCCGAAATGCGGCCAGCCTGCCAAGCGTGAAACCGACACCATGGACACCTTCGTCGAGTCCTCGTGGTACTACGCCCGCTACGCCTCGCCGCACTATGAAGGCGGCCTGGTGGAAAAATCCGCAGCCGACCACTGGTTGCCGGTGGATCAGTACATCGGTGGTATCGAACACGCGATCCTGCACCTGCTGTACGCGCGCTTCTTCCACAAGCTGATGCGTGACGAAGGCCTGGTCAGCTCCGACGAGCCGTTCAAGAACCTGCTGACCCAGGGCATGGTGATCGCCGAGACTTACTATCGCCGCGAAGCCAATGGCGCCTACACCTGGTTCAACCCGGCGGACGTCGAGTTGGAGCGTGACAGCAAAGCCAAGGTGATCAGTGCCAAGTTGAAATCCGACGGCCTGCCGGTGGAAATCGGCGGTACCGAGAAGATGGCCAAGTCGAAGAACAACGGCGTCGACCCGCAGTCGATGATCGACCAGTTCGGCGCCGACACCTGCCGCCTGTTCATGATGTTCGCCTCGCCGCCCGATATGAGCGCCGAATGGTCGGACTCTGGCGTCGAAGGTTCGCACCGCTTCCTCAAGCGCGTCTGGCGCCTGGCCCATGGCCATATCAGCCAGGGTTTGCCGGGCAAACTGGACGTGGCGTCGTTGAGCGACGAGCAGAAGCTCATTCGCCGCAGCACCCACCTGGCCATCAAGCAAGCCAGCCAGGACGTGGGCCAGCACCACAAATTCAACACCGCCATCGCCCAGGTGATGACGCTGATGAACGTGCTGGAAAAAGCCCCGCAGGCTACCGAACAGGATCGTGCACTGGTGCAGGAAGGCCTGGAAGCAGTCGTCCTGCTGCTGGCGCCGATCACCCCGCACATCAGCCACGACCTGTGG comes from the Pseudomonas shahriarae genome and includes:
- the leuS gene encoding leucine--tRNA ligase, giving the protein MHEQYQPREIENAAQTFWDEQKSFEVSEQPGKETYYCLSMFPYPSGKLHMGHVRNYTIGDVISRYQRMLGKNVLQPMGWDAFGMPAENAAMKNNVAPAKWTYENIAYMKTQLRSLGLAVDWSREVTTCKPDYYRWEQWLFTRLFEKGVIYKKSGTVNWDPIDQTVLANEQVIDGRGWRSGALIEKREIPMYYFKITAYADELLSSLDDLPGWPEQVKTMQRNWIGKSKGMEVQFPYNVDSIGETGALKVFTTRPDTLMGATYVAVAAEHPLATQAAQNNPELQAFIAECKGGSVAEADVATQEKKGLPTGLFVEHPLTGEKLPVWVANYVLMHYGDGAVMAVPAHDERDFEFATKYNLPIKSVVRTSSGDTNPAPWQDAYGEHGTLINSGEFDGLDFAGAFDAIEVALIKKNLGASRTQFRLRDWGISRQRYWGCPIPIIHCETCGDVPVPEDQLPVVLPEDVVPDGAGSPLARMPEFYECNCPKCGQPAKRETDTMDTFVESSWYYARYASPHYEGGLVEKSAADHWLPVDQYIGGIEHAILHLLYARFFHKLMRDEGLVSSDEPFKNLLTQGMVIAETYYRREANGAYTWFNPADVELERDSKAKVISAKLKSDGLPVEIGGTEKMAKSKNNGVDPQSMIDQFGADTCRLFMMFASPPDMSAEWSDSGVEGSHRFLKRVWRLAHGHISQGLPGKLDVASLSDEQKLIRRSTHLAIKQASQDVGQHHKFNTAIAQVMTLMNVLEKAPQATEQDRALVQEGLEAVVLLLAPITPHISHDLWSQLGHSGAVIDAAWPVADDSALVQDTLQLVIQVNGKLRGQIDMPASASREEVEAAARSNENVLRFTEGLTIRKVIVVPGKLVNIVAS